One stretch of Calonectris borealis chromosome 5, bCalBor7.hap1.2, whole genome shotgun sequence DNA includes these proteins:
- the LOC142083225 gene encoding potassium channel, subfamily K, member 16-like, which yields MCSGKLQTGLLVAGYFVYLLVGAAVFQALERTAEKQEKIAAAQMKEAFLQNFTHLTVAEMEQFMKNLTEAIQNGVYPVGNESQIEDSNWDFSNSFFFAGTVVSTIGYGTLRPKTAGGQIFCVFFALFGIPLNIVFLHRVGKMLSLLCKKLGKFLYEKGMRKKKIKFLTLLFFLATGILVFLCLPSLFFQITEGWSYSEGIYFAFITLSTIGFGDYVVGKQPGRSYFSYYRTLVAIWILFGLAWIALLFNLLTTVLEDTEKIIVKDLHQIGKVSKDNEASQQRRCWPAQFIPEEELLPPRAGGDAQKMEPLAADSEHTKNEKKIFSYSKTIA from the exons ATGTGCAGTGGCAAGCTGCAGACGGGTTTGCTGGTGGCTGGTTACTTTGTCTACTTGCTGGTGGGTGCAGCCGTGTTCCAGGCGCTGGAGAGGACTGCTGAGAAGCAGGAGAAAATAGCAGCTGCCCAGATGAAGGAGGCTTTTCTGCAGAACTTCACCCACCTCACGGTGGCAGAGATGGAGCAGTTTATGAAG AACCTGACTGAAGCCATTCAGAATGGAGTATACCCTGTTGGAAATGAATCACAGATTGAAGACAGCAACTGGGATTTCAGTAACTCCTTCTTCTTTGCAGGCACAGTTGTCTCCACAATAG GCTATGGCACGCTACGTCCTAAAACTGCTGGGGGCCAGATCTTCTGTGTCTTTTTTGCTCTGTTTGGAATCCCTCTGAATATTGTCTTTCTGCACCGTGTCGGTAAGATGCTCTCACTGCTGTGTAAAAAGCTGGGGAAATTCCTGTATGAGAAAGGAATGAGAAAG aagAAGATCAAATTTCTGACCCTTTTGTTCTTCCTGGCAACCGGGATCCTAGTTTTTCTGTGCTTGCCATCACTCTTCTTCCAGATAACAGAGGGCTGGTCCTACAGCGAAGGAATTTACTTTGCATTTATCACCCTCAGCACCATTGGCTTTGGAGATTATGTAGTAG GTAAACAGCCTGGCAGGAGTTACTTTTCCTACTACCGAACGCTGGTGGCCATTTGGATTCTTTTTGGCCTTGCCTGGATTGCTCTCctatttaatttattgacaacGGTACtagaagatactgaaaaaataattgtcaAGGATCTCCATCAAATTGGAAAGGTGAGTAAGGACAATGAAGCAAGCCAACAAAGAAGATGCTGGCCTGCTCAATTTATTCCAGAAGAAGAACTACTACCACCACGTGCTGGAGGGGATGCACAGAAAATGGAGCCGTTAGCAGCAGATTCTGaacacacaaaaaatgaaaaaaaaattttctcttaTAGCAAAACTATTGCATAA